In Stieleria varia, one genomic interval encodes:
- a CDS encoding HD domain-containing phosphohydrolase, with product METAELHSEIAQGIADTFSQAAADVEQKMRILIADGNATIRKLLRLGLCDESYEITEATTGTEALEKAMCRPEPHAILIDAQISGGLSGLAVCRKLKSDMQYRTIPVVILTTTGSNEEITEAVEAGADEFLSKPINRGELKIRLRSITRMHRGNTELIGAESVALSLARAVASKDGYSGGHVEQVANYAVAFGKKIGLDSSQLKMLRYGAILHNVGKIAIPDSILEKTGPLTPRERALFHQHPRVGCDICAPLKPLAPVLPIIRHHKEHFDGTGYPDGLRGDEIPINAQIVGIVDVYSALTNDRPFRRAKTHEEALEILRHRARQGIHDPKLVEKFCESIVEEHDKQTPPIMAPVETNREILQAVGSDPELI from the coding sequence ATGGAAACCGCAGAGTTGCATTCCGAAATCGCACAAGGCATTGCCGACACATTCAGCCAAGCCGCTGCAGATGTCGAGCAGAAAATGCGAATCTTGATCGCCGACGGCAACGCCACGATTCGCAAACTATTGCGTTTGGGGCTTTGTGACGAGTCGTACGAAATCACCGAAGCGACCACGGGAACGGAAGCGTTGGAGAAAGCGATGTGCCGTCCCGAGCCGCACGCGATTTTGATCGACGCCCAAATCAGCGGCGGACTATCGGGATTAGCCGTCTGCCGCAAATTGAAAAGCGACATGCAGTATCGCACGATTCCGGTCGTGATCCTGACGACCACCGGATCGAATGAAGAAATCACGGAAGCCGTCGAAGCGGGCGCAGACGAATTCTTGAGCAAGCCCATCAATCGCGGCGAGCTAAAGATTCGTCTCAGAAGCATCACGCGAATGCATCGCGGCAATACGGAGCTCATCGGTGCCGAAAGTGTCGCGTTGAGCTTGGCCAGGGCCGTCGCCAGCAAAGACGGTTACAGCGGCGGGCACGTCGAGCAGGTTGCCAACTACGCAGTGGCCTTTGGCAAGAAAATCGGACTCGACTCCTCTCAACTCAAAATGCTTCGCTACGGCGCGATCTTGCACAACGTCGGCAAGATCGCGATTCCGGATTCGATCTTGGAAAAAACAGGCCCACTGACACCACGCGAACGTGCACTGTTTCATCAACACCCACGCGTCGGATGTGACATCTGTGCGCCACTGAAACCGCTCGCACCCGTGCTGCCGATCATTCGTCATCACAAAGAACACTTTGACGGCACCGGCTATCCCGATGGCTTGCGTGGAGACGAGATCCCAATCAACGCACAAATCGTTGGCATCGTGGATGTGTACAGCGCCTTGACCAACGATCGCCCATTCCGTCGCGCGAAAACGCACGAAGAGGCTCTCGAAATCCTGCGTCACCGAGCCCGGCAAGGCATCCATGATCCGAAACTGGTGGAAAAATTCTGTGAGTCCATTGTGGAAGAACATGACAAGCAAACGCCGCCAATCATGGCTCCGGTCGAAACGAACCGAGAAATCCTGCAAGCCGTTGGCTCAGATCCAGAATTGATCTAA
- a CDS encoding NAD-dependent epimerase/dehydratase family protein, which produces MQILVTGCGGFLGSEIVRQLLRRGDHVVGVSRQSYADLEALGMTHRRGDLCNASFTQNALVDVDAVIHTAAVAGVWGPWQRYYRINTLATEHVIDACRQNKIPSLVYTSSPSVTFDGSDQCGIDEAVPYPPKWMCHYPHTKALAEQAVLKAHEPGRFSTCALRPHLIWGADDPHLLARVVDRARSGKLRIVGDGQNLIDTVHVSDAAASHLYALDALGKSPETAGGQAYFVTQDEPVNCWDWIGQICETAGVAKPTKRIGFSTAYRMGALLETAYRWMGRKEEPPMTRFVAAQLARHHYFDISAAKQRLGYTPKQTMAERLAELRDRWSSKHA; this is translated from the coding sequence ATGCAAATCCTAGTGACCGGATGCGGAGGATTCTTGGGCAGCGAGATCGTTCGGCAGTTGCTTCGTCGCGGCGATCACGTTGTGGGTGTTTCTCGTCAGTCGTATGCTGACCTGGAGGCACTCGGCATGACCCATCGACGTGGCGATTTGTGTAACGCGTCATTCACACAAAATGCCTTGGTCGATGTGGACGCGGTGATTCACACGGCCGCAGTTGCCGGTGTTTGGGGGCCGTGGCAACGGTACTACCGCATCAACACGTTGGCAACAGAGCACGTCATCGACGCTTGTCGGCAGAACAAGATCCCGAGCTTGGTGTACACTAGCAGTCCGAGCGTCACGTTCGACGGCAGTGATCAGTGCGGGATCGATGAAGCAGTCCCGTACCCGCCCAAATGGATGTGTCACTATCCGCATACCAAGGCCCTGGCTGAGCAAGCCGTCTTGAAAGCTCACGAACCGGGACGGTTCAGTACCTGCGCGCTAAGGCCACATTTGATCTGGGGCGCAGACGACCCGCATCTCCTAGCACGCGTCGTCGACCGCGCACGCTCTGGCAAGCTACGGATTGTCGGTGACGGTCAAAACTTGATCGACACGGTGCACGTCTCCGATGCAGCGGCGTCTCACTTGTACGCACTGGACGCTCTTGGAAAGTCCCCTGAAACCGCGGGCGGCCAAGCGTATTTCGTCACACAAGACGAGCCCGTCAACTGCTGGGATTGGATCGGGCAGATCTGTGAGACGGCCGGTGTCGCCAAACCGACCAAGCGAATTGGTTTCTCGACCGCTTATCGAATGGGGGCGTTGCTTGAGACCGCCTATCGATGGATGGGCCGGAAAGAGGAGCCGCCCATGACGAGATTTGTCGCTGCTCAACTGGCACGCCATCACTACTTTGACATTTCGGCAGCGAAGCAGCGATTGGGGTACACTCCCAAGCAAACCATGGCCGAAAGACTCGCCGAGTTGCGGGACCGGTGGTCGAGTAAACATGCGTAA
- a CDS encoding YggS family pyridoxal phosphate-dependent enzyme — translation MNNISQREQISQNWIEVRQSVHDAAKAVGRDPATVEIIGVTKYVDAETTAILADAGCHSLGENRPQMLWQKAETLNERKEIRWHLIGHLQRNKIRRLIPHVTMIHSIDSERLMTAIQTETADQVRSIDVLLEVNVSGEANKTGMQPAELRRLLRAYCENATQQPACVSIQGLMAMAGWETDSQQARRQFALARQLRDELADEFSLNLPHLSMGMSGDYAAAIAEGATMVRIGSALFAGII, via the coding sequence ATGAATAACATCTCTCAACGCGAGCAAATTTCACAAAACTGGATCGAGGTCCGTCAGTCTGTTCATGACGCAGCCAAAGCGGTCGGCCGAGATCCCGCGACCGTCGAAATCATCGGCGTCACCAAATACGTCGATGCAGAGACGACTGCGATCTTGGCTGACGCCGGATGTCATTCATTGGGCGAAAACCGGCCTCAGATGCTCTGGCAAAAGGCTGAAACGCTGAACGAGCGAAAGGAGATCCGTTGGCATCTGATTGGACATTTGCAACGCAACAAAATCCGGCGATTGATTCCACACGTGACGATGATTCACTCCATCGATAGTGAACGGCTGATGACAGCGATCCAAACGGAGACTGCCGATCAAGTTCGTTCGATCGATGTGCTGCTGGAAGTCAACGTGAGCGGTGAAGCCAACAAGACAGGGATGCAACCGGCGGAGTTACGTCGTCTGCTGAGGGCATACTGCGAAAACGCAACGCAGCAACCGGCTTGCGTTTCCATTCAAGGCCTGATGGCGATGGCCGGCTGGGAAACCGATTCACAGCAAGCAAGGCGTCAATTCGCACTGGCGCGTCAACTACGCGATGAACTGGCCGATGAGTTCTCGCTGAACTTACCCCATCTCTCGATGGGAATGAGCGGTGACTACGCAGCAGCGATCGCGGAAGGCGCCACGATGGTGCGGATCGGTTCTGCGCTGTTTGCCGGAATCATCTAG
- a CDS encoding YdjY domain-containing protein, whose amino-acid sequence MLGNLFAVLLMCGVAVIPASFSGSCWAQEAAGNTEAETTEAETTASEKPQLPAPGAAQATEAKSETTEETRSPEDVARTAFGDPPDAKQLTKLRGLWIDRKRHRVYIDGYVATNRGALEMFACPAGTKEHESVVATLAKSSEVHGALLAVEANPGTPVRFDPEFLPPTGQVIQIWVCWRDDKKKFHVADARSWVQKEGTEESMDSDFVFAGSSFWQDPSDGKEYYRADAGDMICVSNFSSAMIDVSDNSSANADALLFSAYETRVPERHTPVRLILVPVPVPTDDPVHDEKAKAKLTKPEEEVLPLSRK is encoded by the coding sequence ATGCTTGGAAACCTGTTTGCAGTGCTGCTGATGTGCGGGGTGGCTGTGATTCCCGCGAGTTTTTCTGGATCGTGCTGGGCCCAGGAAGCAGCAGGCAACACCGAGGCTGAAACCACCGAGGCTGAAACCACAGCGTCAGAGAAACCACAGTTACCCGCGCCAGGGGCAGCCCAAGCCACCGAGGCCAAATCCGAGACGACCGAGGAAACGCGGTCCCCCGAGGATGTGGCCAGGACGGCGTTCGGGGATCCGCCTGATGCAAAGCAGCTCACCAAGCTGCGTGGGCTGTGGATCGACCGAAAACGTCACCGGGTCTACATCGACGGCTATGTCGCAACCAACCGTGGTGCCCTAGAGATGTTTGCATGTCCAGCTGGCACAAAAGAACACGAGTCGGTCGTCGCAACCTTGGCAAAGAGCAGCGAGGTGCACGGAGCGTTATTGGCAGTGGAAGCCAATCCGGGGACCCCGGTTCGCTTTGACCCCGAGTTCCTGCCGCCCACGGGGCAAGTCATTCAGATTTGGGTTTGCTGGCGTGACGACAAGAAAAAGTTCCATGTCGCTGATGCCCGCAGTTGGGTTCAAAAAGAGGGAACAGAAGAGTCGATGGATTCTGATTTCGTTTTTGCCGGCAGCAGTTTCTGGCAGGATCCCAGCGACGGCAAAGAGTACTATCGCGCGGACGCGGGCGACATGATTTGTGTCTCCAACTTTTCCAGTGCGATGATTGACGTTTCCGACAACAGCAGCGCCAATGCCGACGCGCTGCTGTTCAGTGCTTACGAAACTCGTGTCCCCGAGCGTCACACGCCGGTCAGGTTGATCCTGGTCCCCGTTCCGGTGCCCACCGATGACCCGGTGCACGACGAAAAAGCCAAAGCGAAATTGACCAAACCAGAGGAAGAGGTGCTGCCGCTGTCGCGGAAGTGA
- the rpmB gene encoding 50S ribosomal protein L28: MARQCEVCGKGVQMGNRIETRGKAKYLGGVGTKVTGITRRKFVPNLQRIHVTMPSGQNKSMRVCTQCIRSGTIRKTVKTKPFDVSGGKAKA; encoded by the coding sequence ATGGCTCGGCAATGTGAAGTGTGTGGCAAGGGAGTGCAAATGGGTAACCGAATCGAGACTCGCGGTAAGGCGAAGTATCTCGGTGGTGTTGGTACCAAGGTCACGGGAATCACACGTCGAAAATTCGTCCCCAACCTGCAACGCATCCACGTGACGATGCCATCCGGCCAAAACAAGTCGATGCGGGTTTGCACGCAATGCATTCGCAGTGGCACGATTCGAAAAACAGTAAAAACCAAGCCGTTTGATGTCAGCGGCGGCAAAGCCAAAGCGTGA
- a CDS encoding response regulator, with the protein MNTASKKILIAEDNPGLARVLTFKIKSGGYLPLTCGDGREAWSVFEANPDIQAIISDQEMPYLTGIELFHRVRQVNQSIILFLVTGRQLELSQSSISDELNISQIFGKPFSPGALLSTLDAALACERASSQPISAPVDLSHVSLTDRRGFNEVRE; encoded by the coding sequence ATGAACACCGCATCAAAAAAGATTTTGATCGCCGAAGACAATCCCGGTCTTGCGCGAGTCTTGACGTTCAAGATCAAATCCGGCGGTTACCTACCGCTGACGTGCGGTGATGGCCGCGAAGCATGGAGCGTCTTTGAGGCAAATCCCGACATCCAGGCGATCATCAGCGACCAGGAAATGCCATACTTGACAGGCATCGAGTTGTTTCATCGCGTACGCCAAGTCAATCAGTCGATAATCCTGTTCTTGGTAACGGGTCGACAGCTGGAATTATCACAATCAAGCATCAGCGACGAACTGAATATCTCGCAGATTTTTGGAAAGCCATTCAGCCCCGGCGCCTTGCTGTCAACGCTCGATGCGGCCCTGGCGTGCGAGAGGGCGTCATCGCAACCGATTTCCGCTCCGGTTGATCTCAGTCATGTTTCGTTGACCGATCGCAGGGGATTCAACGAGGTACGTGAATAG
- a CDS encoding sensor histidine kinase yields MNNPKLTVKRLLSPDVAIFVIAATFLAMLHQFAFADRFALILYYLVAVGSAFALVRRRAVGLASLVIAVVAATMFAQLYYQAAETNWNPIFDSVRDMACLAGLIYLTVRVLITSYNLQRDEKKRALQNKIQEQLVAMRAQALRQTSHEVRTPLSTITAISESLLDGSTGELNEAQREFVGDIDEAAQHLLALVNDILDYAKAEAGMIRLAPQPVALVELVDQCVGMINARAVQAGVSVTAQVDVELNEVTADPLRLRQILLNLLSNAIKYNSAGGNVMVQIRPDSDAQFRISVRDTGRGIAPEHLEHLFEPYYQAAIADQGIGTGLGLAIIKHLTELHGGSIEVESVVDTGTMFTVRLPREAVVAPLAGDQNADETIRPIPEKIDLTMV; encoded by the coding sequence ATGAACAATCCAAAACTGACAGTGAAACGGCTGCTGAGTCCCGACGTCGCTATTTTTGTGATCGCTGCGACTTTTCTCGCAATGCTGCATCAATTCGCGTTTGCGGATCGCTTTGCATTAATCCTCTATTATCTCGTGGCAGTGGGATCAGCGTTCGCTTTGGTGCGCCGTCGAGCGGTGGGTTTGGCCAGCTTGGTCATTGCGGTCGTTGCTGCAACCATGTTTGCCCAGCTCTATTACCAAGCCGCGGAAACGAACTGGAACCCGATCTTTGATTCCGTTCGTGACATGGCGTGTCTGGCAGGTTTGATTTATCTGACCGTTCGCGTCCTGATCACCAGCTACAACTTGCAGCGTGATGAAAAGAAGCGAGCGTTGCAGAACAAAATCCAAGAACAACTGGTCGCAATGCGAGCTCAGGCGCTGCGGCAAACGTCTCATGAAGTCCGCACGCCACTGTCGACCATCACGGCGATCAGCGAATCGCTGCTCGACGGCAGCACTGGCGAATTAAACGAAGCTCAACGCGAGTTTGTCGGCGACATCGACGAGGCCGCTCAGCACTTGTTGGCTCTGGTCAACGACATCCTGGACTACGCGAAAGCAGAAGCGGGCATGATCCGCTTGGCACCCCAGCCCGTTGCCTTGGTCGAACTGGTCGACCAATGTGTTGGCATGATCAACGCGAGAGCCGTGCAAGCTGGCGTTTCGGTGACCGCCCAAGTCGATGTGGAGCTGAACGAAGTCACCGCCGACCCGTTGCGGCTGAGGCAAATCCTGCTGAACCTGCTTTCCAACGCGATCAAGTACAACAGCGCTGGTGGAAACGTGATGGTGCAGATTCGCCCCGATTCCGATGCACAGTTCCGAATCAGTGTCCGAGACACAGGTCGGGGAATTGCTCCGGAACACCTGGAACATCTTTTTGAGCCTTATTACCAAGCCGCGATTGCCGATCAAGGCATCGGTACCGGACTCGGCTTGGCGATCATCAAGCACTTGACCGAGTTGCACGGAGGCAGCATCGAAGTCGAAAGCGTGGTCGACACAGGCACCATGTTTACCGTGCGACTGCCTCGGGAAGCCGTCGTCGCTCCTCTGGCCGGTGACCAAAACGCGGACGAAACCATTCGCCCTATCCCAGAGAAAATTGATTTGACAATGGTCTAG
- a CDS encoding DUF4332 domain-containing protein: protein MLLDRIDIDSHGPLNRVELGPFAEHLNVVTGPEGSGKTAIARFIRDSLIHREYPLGMMSSSTGRVVWADVNGRLHCRREKDGTSTGRRTVEFESRGDSAYGYDGLRGSWLAAASGSTDATRALQSLRVPESLIDGVVVDTAISSVTRVVAACIRSGLDTQEFYRDLPANSSSMHQCRNGQLGSESKESDERRKLRDELARVEAELARSSQHGEHVGPSTTEHERLTARRNELSRRLANHSKSDSPRPVPPTRQHSAEYMQWSHRLEQLHDRIWNLQVEQNELRRWIDYLDADRQRFATSEASLRSRYAADGLPVDSYQAVRALRDDARLRSQLQEIDVQVLRWRRVLAEIRGLQEAALASRQNHPAGWYGLRYPGDPTETRRNRMEQFIRSLDHHGERNQWDDYYRHSGTSGIDEIDARIEAALRQLDGLVRQYAGNRDLDFAATDAPIWNASWYRGVTPVHGRGENATLVDTLRSIRSDLENARQHGFRYDGVDRNATESMLSATAERQRQRRESELYDLGRCERWLVGSIEQLLSHRESLIRQYDFADQLRYPAWGSNTRYTEHGDGQYSDWYLLHLQREGDLRRADHQRVTAELERCLDEAASIRRSMRGLPVVAQWNDVTSHLDSEIWIDREAILTELRDIDRRLAGHSRTRWLRNRRAELIDRLGVPHTRDTYQEISPLATEASQWLVRLSAGRLRQVNWDRNAVQWSRTNEPANGNVSYGRVLIDGRDEATCSGVDRALASLAVRMAAADLLEGAGRSLPLVIETHRELLTQETVASGEFRGDGYLPASLRNHDIDGRGALALVAALQDFVTQGRQVILLTSSEALTHQVIKAGARSFRLQADRIVHPHRPIWRPHYASETYVGPYAHTYGDHVATGPASFVDNYHDHFVDAPPVPSPPVPSPVAPLRRPAFRPAALSPNAPAADINRNFDMAWREAYGLYDNPERPAPPVSQHPEWIDGYYFADAYTTSPRSRDMVMNDSANGVAASGSVFGMRDTVFTTAGESQQISQSIAARGLARPTSPFFLTVDSPIDQAPSVDAVAAARLRGLSVTHVNHLMQQDPNRLADALGLANVDAATVRRWQSECRLVCHVPQLRGFDARVLVGCGITNPAQLASTNPVELLERVESFLATADGQRILLSGTSYELSRITSWIAAANRNALDPDTVRYYDTRTIDGRVLKARGVIGDHDSDRYEYRFDDDGNEIVYPSFEQQRNRARRREILRARRNRSQSNYGIRNVAGDDRDVSGTGGYAAGNGNGFGNGFGRPNRATGNSVSSSGLGNGSRNGSGSGSGNGNGSGSGYGSGAGNGQARSNGSRRSSERGERTPRQYVSLPNDASVESEYRRAERPERESREARQARESRDTREGRRSREDRDRRERSSSDSERELRFYLARNSPIVDAPSIGSRMAARLEAVGIYTVDDLLNADADALAAELDHRRIDASVITAWQQQATLVCRIPMLRGHDAQLLVAAEITTAEEVASQDPQELLSLVTPVARSNEGKRILRGSKSPDLEEVTEWIECASQNRELVAA from the coding sequence ATGCTGCTGGATCGCATCGATATTGATAGTCACGGACCGCTCAATCGAGTAGAGTTGGGACCGTTTGCCGAGCATCTCAACGTGGTCACCGGTCCTGAGGGATCAGGCAAGACGGCGATTGCCCGGTTCATTCGTGACTCGCTCATCCACCGCGAGTACCCGCTTGGAATGATGAGTTCATCTACCGGACGTGTCGTCTGGGCGGACGTCAACGGTCGCCTGCATTGCCGTCGCGAAAAGGACGGTACATCAACCGGACGCCGGACGGTGGAGTTCGAATCTCGCGGCGACTCCGCCTACGGATACGACGGGCTCAGAGGCAGTTGGCTTGCCGCTGCCTCAGGCTCCACCGATGCCACCCGAGCACTGCAATCACTACGTGTGCCCGAATCGCTGATCGATGGCGTCGTCGTCGATACCGCGATCAGCAGTGTGACGCGAGTGGTTGCCGCATGCATTCGTAGCGGATTGGACACGCAAGAATTTTACCGCGATCTGCCGGCGAATTCATCGTCAATGCACCAATGCCGAAACGGGCAACTCGGTTCGGAGTCGAAAGAATCGGATGAACGACGCAAGCTGAGGGACGAGCTGGCGAGAGTGGAAGCCGAATTGGCTCGCTCGAGTCAGCATGGCGAGCATGTCGGGCCGAGCACGACGGAACATGAGCGTCTGACCGCTCGTCGAAACGAATTGTCACGCCGCCTGGCCAATCACAGCAAGTCCGATTCTCCGCGTCCCGTGCCGCCGACGCGGCAGCACTCTGCGGAATACATGCAGTGGAGCCATCGACTGGAGCAGTTGCATGATCGCATCTGGAATCTGCAAGTCGAACAAAACGAGCTGAGACGCTGGATCGATTACCTTGATGCCGATCGTCAACGTTTTGCAACCAGCGAAGCATCGTTGCGAAGCCGATATGCCGCGGATGGTCTGCCGGTCGATTCCTATCAAGCCGTTCGCGCGCTGCGTGATGACGCGCGGTTGCGATCACAGCTGCAAGAAATCGATGTCCAAGTCTTACGGTGGCGTCGTGTCCTGGCAGAAATTCGTGGGCTGCAGGAAGCCGCACTTGCCAGCCGCCAGAACCATCCCGCCGGTTGGTATGGCTTGCGTTACCCTGGTGACCCGACGGAAACTCGACGCAACCGAATGGAGCAGTTCATTCGATCGCTGGACCATCATGGCGAACGAAATCAATGGGATGACTATTATCGACATTCAGGTACGAGCGGCATCGACGAGATTGACGCACGTATCGAAGCAGCGTTGCGACAACTGGATGGATTGGTCCGCCAGTACGCCGGGAACCGCGATCTAGACTTTGCCGCCACTGACGCCCCTATTTGGAACGCGTCTTGGTACCGCGGGGTGACGCCGGTGCACGGACGCGGCGAGAATGCAACGTTGGTGGATACCCTACGATCGATCCGCTCGGACTTGGAAAACGCACGACAACACGGATTCCGGTACGACGGAGTCGACCGCAACGCCACGGAATCGATGCTTTCGGCGACCGCGGAACGGCAACGCCAGCGTCGCGAGTCGGAACTCTACGACTTGGGGCGATGCGAACGATGGCTGGTCGGTTCAATCGAGCAACTGCTTTCGCATCGAGAGTCTTTGATTCGCCAATACGACTTTGCTGATCAACTTCGCTATCCGGCTTGGGGATCGAACACTCGGTACACGGAACACGGCGACGGCCAGTACTCCGACTGGTACTTGCTGCATCTGCAACGCGAAGGTGATTTGCGTCGGGCGGACCATCAACGCGTGACGGCGGAACTGGAACGATGCTTGGATGAAGCAGCGTCGATCCGTCGCTCCATGCGGGGCTTGCCGGTTGTCGCTCAGTGGAATGATGTGACGTCGCACTTGGACTCGGAGATCTGGATTGATCGCGAAGCCATTTTGACGGAGTTGCGGGACATCGACCGACGATTGGCCGGTCACTCGCGGACACGCTGGTTGCGAAACCGCCGCGCGGAGCTGATCGATCGTCTTGGCGTGCCTCACACCAGAGACACTTATCAAGAGATCTCTCCCTTGGCGACAGAGGCCAGTCAGTGGCTGGTACGTTTGTCCGCCGGGCGTCTGCGGCAGGTCAACTGGGATCGCAATGCGGTTCAATGGTCGCGCACGAACGAGCCTGCCAACGGCAACGTTTCCTACGGCCGAGTTTTGATCGACGGACGCGACGAAGCGACATGCTCTGGTGTCGATCGAGCCCTGGCGTCATTGGCTGTTCGCATGGCTGCAGCGGATCTGTTGGAGGGGGCAGGACGAAGCCTGCCGCTTGTAATCGAAACACACCGAGAATTATTGACTCAAGAAACCGTTGCGTCAGGCGAATTCCGCGGCGATGGGTACCTGCCCGCTTCACTGCGAAATCATGACATCGACGGACGCGGTGCCTTGGCATTGGTCGCGGCACTGCAGGATTTTGTCACTCAAGGACGCCAGGTCATCTTGTTGACCAGCAGTGAAGCGTTGACACATCAAGTCATCAAAGCCGGTGCTCGTTCCTTTCGATTGCAAGCCGACCGAATCGTTCATCCCCACCGTCCCATCTGGCGTCCTCATTATGCGTCGGAAACCTATGTCGGTCCGTACGCACACACCTACGGTGACCACGTGGCCACTGGCCCCGCGTCGTTCGTCGACAACTATCACGATCATTTTGTCGATGCGCCGCCAGTACCATCGCCGCCAGTACCATCGCCGGTTGCGCCGCTCCGTCGGCCGGCCTTTCGTCCTGCTGCGTTGTCTCCCAATGCTCCGGCCGCGGACATCAATCGCAACTTCGACATGGCTTGGCGAGAAGCCTACGGGTTGTACGACAACCCCGAGAGACCGGCGCCTCCCGTCAGCCAGCATCCTGAATGGATCGACGGATATTACTTTGCCGATGCCTACACCACGTCACCGAGATCGCGTGACATGGTGATGAATGACTCGGCAAATGGCGTCGCGGCAAGCGGCTCCGTGTTTGGCATGCGAGACACCGTGTTTACCACTGCGGGGGAATCGCAACAGATCTCCCAAAGCATCGCTGCTCGCGGATTGGCTCGGCCGACATCGCCGTTTTTCTTGACCGTCGACAGCCCGATCGACCAAGCTCCATCGGTCGATGCGGTCGCGGCGGCTCGTCTGAGAGGACTGAGTGTCACTCACGTGAACCACTTGATGCAACAAGACCCCAACCGATTGGCCGATGCGTTGGGCTTGGCGAACGTCGACGCCGCTACGGTCCGACGTTGGCAATCCGAATGTCGGCTTGTGTGCCACGTCCCGCAATTGCGAGGATTCGACGCTCGCGTGTTGGTGGGATGCGGCATCACCAACCCTGCCCAACTGGCATCGACAAACCCAGTCGAGCTGCTCGAACGCGTCGAGTCGTTCCTGGCAACCGCTGACGGACAACGAATCTTGCTCAGTGGAACCAGTTACGAGCTGTCTCGCATCACAAGCTGGATCGCCGCAGCCAACCGGAATGCTTTGGATCCGGATACCGTACGATACTACGACACTCGTACCATTGATGGTCGGGTGCTGAAAGCACGCGGTGTGATCGGAGATCACGACAGCGATCGATATGAGTATCGGTTCGACGACGACGGTAATGAGATCGTGTATCCCTCATTTGAGCAGCAGCGAAACCGAGCACGACGCCGCGAAATCTTGCGAGCTCGACGTAACCGCTCCCAATCCAACTACGGCATCCGAAATGTTGCCGGAGACGACCGCGACGTAAGCGGAACGGGAGGCTATGCAGCCGGAAACGGAAATGGTTTTGGAAACGGATTCGGCAGGCCCAACCGGGCGACGGGCAACTCAGTGTCCAGCTCGGGACTCGGAAACGGATCTCGAAATGGCTCAGGAAGCGGCTCAGGAAATGGCAACGGTTCCGGAAGTGGTTACGGATCGGGTGCCGGCAACGGGCAGGCTCGCTCCAATGGATCGCGCAGATCAAGCGAGAGAGGAGAGCGAACGCCACGTCAGTACGTCAGTCTGCCAAACGATGCATCGGTCGAGAGCGAATACCGACGTGCAGAACGACCTGAGCGAGAATCCCGTGAAGCTCGCCAAGCTCGTGAGTCTCGCGACACCCGCGAAGGACGCAGGTCGCGTGAGGATCGCGATCGACGCGAACGCTCATCGAGTGACTCCGAGCGTGAGTTGCGATTCTATTTGGCGAGAAACAGTCCCATCGTTGATGCACCCTCGATCGGATCTCGGATGGCTGCCCGCCTGGAGGCTGTCGGAATCTATACCGTCGATGACTTGCTCAACGCGGACGCCGATGCGTTGGCGGCGGAGTTGGATCACCGTCGGATCGACGCCAGCGTGATCACGGCTTGGCAGCAACAAGCTACCTTGGTGTGCCGCATTCCGATGCTGCGGGGCCATGACGCTCAGTTGCTGGTCGCGGCCGAGATCACGACGGCTGAGGAAGTCGCTTCGCAGGACCCGCAGGAGCTGCTGTCTCTGGTCACTCCGGTCGCGCGGAGCAACGAGGGCAAGCGAATCCTACGTGGCAGCAAGAGTCCAGACTTGGAGGAAGTCACCGAGTGGATCGAGTGCGCCTCGCAAAACCGCGAGCTGGTCGCCGCATAG
- the gatC gene encoding Asp-tRNA(Asn)/Glu-tRNA(Gln) amidotransferase subunit GatC translates to MALSHDEIRQLGLLARLELSDEEIQTLGPQLESILGFIHKLSELDTDQVEPMTTALDVDNRWRPDSPTKGLTRDQALANAPASDEECFRVPAVLGVGK, encoded by the coding sequence ATGGCACTTTCCCACGATGAAATCCGCCAGCTAGGATTGCTGGCGCGTTTGGAACTGAGCGACGAAGAAATTCAGACGCTTGGCCCCCAGTTGGAAAGCATTCTGGGGTTCATCCACAAACTGTCAGAGTTGGACACCGATCAGGTCGAGCCGATGACGACGGCTCTTGATGTCGACAATCGCTGGCGGCCTGATTCGCCGACGAAAGGCCTGACCCGTGATCAGGCGTTGGCCAACGCCCCCGCCTCCGACGAAGAATGCTTCCGTGTCCCCGCTGTCTTGGGCGTGGGCAAGTAA